The Marivivens sp. LCG002 genome contains a region encoding:
- a CDS encoding glutathione S-transferase family protein: MQLISSPISPFVRKVRTLIEEAGKTDAVQELVVATTALETDPQAKAANPLGKIPALIRADGPTLYDSRVITRYLSDIWDLDLYPQSRLYETLTLEATADGIMESCVLVVYESRLRPEELRFKPWTDAQLAKALNGLAAIENRWMSHLNGPLDMAQLAVCIAIDYLEFRLPEVAWRADCPALSAWHNAFKERPSLVATRPA, encoded by the coding sequence ATGCAGCTCATCTCGTCGCCCATTTCCCCCTTTGTCCGCAAAGTCCGCACTCTGATCGAGGAAGCAGGCAAAACCGACGCCGTTCAGGAATTGGTCGTCGCCACAACTGCGCTCGAGACAGACCCCCAAGCCAAGGCCGCGAACCCGCTGGGCAAAATCCCCGCGCTGATCCGCGCCGACGGCCCGACGCTCTATGACAGCCGCGTCATCACCCGCTATCTAAGCGATATCTGGGACCTTGATCTCTATCCACAGTCGCGCCTCTACGAAACGCTGACCCTCGAGGCGACCGCCGACGGGATCATGGAATCCTGCGTCCTCGTCGTCTACGAATCGCGCCTGCGCCCCGAAGAGCTCCGCTTCAAACCTTGGACCGATGCGCAGCTCGCCAAGGCGCTCAATGGTCTCGCTGCGATCGAGAACCGCTGGATGAGCCACCTGAACGGCCCGCTGGATATGGCCCAGCTCGCCGTCTGCATCGCCATCGACTATCTCGAATTCCGCCTGCCCGAGGTCGCTTGGCGCGCCGATTGCCCCGCGCTTTCCGCGTGGCACAATGCCTTCAAAGAGCGCCCCTCGCTGGTGGCAACCCGTCCCGCCTAG
- the mtaB gene encoding tRNA (N(6)-L-threonylcarbamoyladenosine(37)-C(2))-methylthiotransferase MtaB, whose translation MTAPLFTTLGCRLNAYETEAMKDLAAKAGVENAVVVNTCAVTSEAVRKARQEIRKLRRDNPNAKIIVTGCAAQTEPETFAAMTEVDLVIGNTEKMKPETWANMAPDLIGKTEAVQVDDIMSVTETAGHLIDGFGTRSRAYVQVQNGCDHRCTFCIIPYGRGNSRSVPAGVVVDQIKRLVDKGFNEVVLTGVDLTSWGADLPAAPKLGDLVMRILKLVPDLPRLRISSIDSIEVDENLMQAIATEPRLMPHLHLSLQHGDDMILKRMKRRHLRDDAIRFAEEAKRLRPDMTFGADIIAGFPTETEAMFENSLKLVTECDLTWLHVFPYSPRPGTPAARMPQVNGKAIKDRAARLREVGETQVRRHLEAQIGKTHHILMENEHMGRTEQFTEVLFDTPQIESAIVTAKIIGVTETQLNASPL comes from the coding sequence ATGACGGCTCCCCTGTTCACCACCCTCGGCTGTCGTCTCAACGCCTACGAGACCGAAGCCATGAAGGACCTCGCCGCCAAGGCAGGGGTCGAGAACGCCGTGGTCGTGAACACCTGCGCCGTGACCTCCGAAGCCGTGCGCAAAGCCCGCCAAGAGATTCGCAAACTCCGCCGCGACAACCCGAACGCCAAGATCATCGTGACGGGCTGCGCTGCCCAGACCGAACCCGAAACCTTTGCCGCTATGACCGAAGTCGATCTCGTCATCGGCAACACCGAAAAGATGAAGCCCGAGACCTGGGCCAACATGGCCCCCGATCTCATCGGCAAGACCGAGGCCGTGCAGGTCGACGACATCATGTCCGTCACCGAAACCGCAGGGCATCTCATCGACGGTTTCGGCACCCGAAGCCGCGCCTATGTGCAGGTCCAGAACGGCTGCGATCACCGCTGCACGTTCTGCATCATCCCCTATGGTCGCGGCAATTCCCGCTCTGTGCCTGCGGGCGTGGTGGTCGACCAGATCAAACGCCTCGTGGACAAGGGCTTTAACGAAGTTGTCCTGACGGGCGTCGATCTTACCTCTTGGGGTGCCGATCTTCCTGCCGCGCCCAAGCTGGGCGATCTCGTCATGCGCATCCTCAAGCTGGTGCCCGACCTGCCCCGCTTGCGGATTTCCTCCATCGATTCCATCGAAGTGGACGAGAACCTGATGCAGGCCATCGCGACCGAGCCGCGCCTCATGCCGCATCTGCACCTCTCGCTCCAGCACGGGGACGACATGATTCTCAAGCGGATGAAGCGCCGCCACCTGCGCGATGACGCCATCCGTTTCGCAGAAGAAGCCAAGCGCCTGCGTCCCGATATGACCTTTGGCGCCGACATCATCGCGGGCTTTCCGACCGAAACCGAGGCGATGTTCGAAAACTCGCTGAAACTCGTGACCGAATGCGATCTGACGTGGCTCCACGTTTTCCCCTATTCCCCGCGTCCCGGAACCCCCGCCGCGCGGATGCCCCAAGTGAACGGCAAGGCGATCAAGGACCGTGCCGCCCGTCTGCGCGAGGTCGGAGAGACTCAGGTCCGCCGTCACCTTGAGGCGCAGATCGGCAAGACCCATCACATCCTAATGGAAAACGAGCATATGGGCCGCACCGAGCAATTCACCGAAGTGCTTTTCGATACCCCCCAAATCGAAAGCGCCATCGTCACCGCGAAAATCATCGGCGTGACCGAAACCCAGCTCAACGCCTCTCCCCTCTGA
- a CDS encoding GFA family protein → MMEVECHCGAVRITLLEPSETVTSCNCSICRRYGALWSYGTLETIKVAAPPGGLEEYAWGEKGLAFVRCRGCGCVTHWESRSAEYPDRIAANMRNASPEDLLKLGVRHFDGAETWTYLD, encoded by the coding sequence ATGATGGAAGTCGAATGTCACTGCGGTGCGGTCAGAATCACGCTTTTAGAGCCGTCCGAGACCGTTACATCCTGCAATTGTTCGATTTGTCGTCGCTATGGGGCACTTTGGTCCTATGGCACCCTCGAGACGATCAAGGTCGCTGCACCTCCGGGCGGTCTTGAGGAATATGCTTGGGGCGAGAAGGGGCTCGCTTTCGTGCGGTGTCGCGGTTGCGGCTGTGTCACCCATTGGGAAAGCCGTTCCGCCGAATATCCCGACCGCATCGCCGCGAATATGCGCAATGCCTCTCCCGAGGATCTTTTGAAACTCGGGGTGAGGCACTTTGATGGCGCGGAGACTTGGACGTATCTCGACTAG
- a CDS encoding ATP-binding cassette domain-containing protein: MLRLETVLIEQGPFRLAADFAVKEGAITALIGPSGAGKSSLLSLIGGFYQVNQGRIFIGGRDVTDLPPSERSIASLFQDGNLFPHLTVVQNIALGLRPSGRLDAQEAAQVREVIASVGLEGMAERKPSELSGGQQSRVALARVLLQDKDVVLLDEPFSALGPALRIEMLDLVKERLAGRTILMVTHDPEDAKRVADQVIVVMRGEATQPVPTRDLFEVPTDALREYLGH, encoded by the coding sequence ATGCTGCGTCTTGAGACTGTGCTGATCGAACAGGGGCCGTTTCGGCTCGCCGCCGATTTTGCGGTCAAAGAGGGGGCGATCACCGCATTGATCGGACCGTCGGGGGCGGGGAAATCGTCGCTCCTTTCGCTGATCGGCGGGTTTTATCAGGTCAATCAGGGGCGGATTTTCATCGGCGGGCGCGATGTCACCGATTTGCCGCCGAGCGAGAGGTCGATTGCTTCGCTGTTTCAGGACGGGAACCTGTTTCCGCATCTGACGGTGGTCCAGAATATTGCCCTCGGGCTGCGGCCTTCGGGTCGGCTTGATGCACAAGAGGCCGCGCAGGTGCGCGAGGTGATTGCTTCGGTCGGGCTTGAGGGGATGGCGGAGCGGAAGCCCTCGGAGCTCTCGGGCGGACAGCAGAGCCGCGTGGCTCTGGCGCGGGTGCTGCTTCAGGACAAGGACGTTGTGCTCTTGGATGAGCCGTTTTCGGCGCTTGGGCCTGCTTTGCGGATCGAGATGCTCGATCTTGTCAAAGAGCGGCTTGCGGGGCGCACGATCCTGATGGTGACGCATGATCCCGAGGACGCCAAGCGGGTTGCGGATCAGGTGATCGTGGTGATGCGGGGGGAAGCGACACAGCCCGTGCCGACGCGCGATCTCTTCGAGGTGCCGACGGATGCGTTGAGAGAATATCTCGGCCACTAA
- a CDS encoding cytochrome c1 — MFRKLTITAAVALGLSTGAAFAAGGESHVEDFAFSFEGPFGSYDQNQLQRGLKIYTEVCSACHGLEFVAFRTLGDEGGPHYSEDQVRAYASNFEVWDPSLAEGEGDFRPATPADKFPGSALSNAPDLSLMAKARAGFHGPYGLGLNQLIKGMGGAEYIASLLHGYEEAPSCAPEDFDGYYNTVFTAGGYPDACKDENGNHLYPGSWIAMAPPLVGEDVEFDDGHSNELHHEVQDVAAFLMWAAEPKLVQRKDAGLTGVIFLTILSVLLYLTNKRLWAPHKNGRKED, encoded by the coding sequence ATGTTCCGTAAACTCACCATCACTGCTGCTGTCGCTCTGGGCCTCTCCACCGGTGCGGCCTTCGCAGCGGGCGGCGAATCCCACGTCGAGGACTTCGCTTTCTCGTTCGAAGGTCCCTTCGGCAGCTACGACCAGAACCAGCTTCAGCGCGGTCTGAAAATCTACACCGAGGTTTGCTCGGCATGCCACGGCCTCGAGTTCGTTGCATTCCGCACCCTCGGTGACGAAGGCGGACCCCACTACTCCGAAGATCAGGTGCGTGCATACGCCTCGAACTTCGAAGTTTGGGACCCCTCCCTCGCAGAAGGCGAAGGCGACTTCCGTCCGGCCACTCCGGCCGACAAGTTCCCTGGCTCCGCGCTCTCGAACGCGCCCGACCTTTCGCTGATGGCAAAGGCCCGCGCTGGCTTCCACGGCCCCTACGGTCTTGGTCTGAACCAGCTCATCAAGGGCATGGGCGGCGCTGAGTATATCGCTTCGCTGCTCCACGGCTACGAAGAAGCGCCCTCCTGTGCGCCCGAGGATTTCGACGGCTACTACAACACGGTCTTTACGGCTGGCGGCTATCCCGACGCCTGTAAGGACGAGAATGGCAACCACCTCTATCCGGGTTCCTGGATCGCGATGGCTCCGCCGCTCGTCGGTGAAGACGTCGAGTTCGACGACGGCCACTCGAACGAACTGCACCACGAAGTTCAGGACGTTGCTGCATTCCTGATGTGGGCCGCAGAACCCAAGCTCGTTCAGCGTAAAGACGCTGGCCTGACCGGTGTGATCTTCCTCACCATCCTGTCGGTCCTTCTTTACCTGACCAACAAGCGCCTCTGGGCACCGCACAAGAACGGTCGCAAAGAGGACTAA
- the dapF gene encoding diaminopimelate epimerase, whose amino-acid sequence MRTDQNTPLPFMKMHGLGNDFVVIDERDTGPLVDAALAIAIADRHRGVGFDQLATLSNRAGSDVHLTFWNSDGSQSAACGNATRCIARHIMDQTGKTELTITTDRGTLYARDAGDGLTSVNMGQPQLLWHEIPLAREMDTLELPIDGAPTATGMGNPHCTFFVENAEAVDICAFGPTIEHHPLYPQRTNVQVASLVGPDHLRMRVWERGAGLTLASGSSSCATAVAAARRGLTGRKVRIDLDGGTLHVDWREDGVWMTGPTAHVFDGVWRG is encoded by the coding sequence ATGCGGACAGACCAGAACACCCCCCTGCCGTTCATGAAAATGCACGGCCTTGGTAACGATTTTGTCGTTATCGACGAACGCGACACGGGCCCCCTCGTGGACGCGGCGCTTGCCATTGCCATTGCCGACCGCCATCGCGGTGTCGGCTTTGATCAGCTTGCCACACTTTCGAATCGCGCAGGGTCGGATGTGCACCTGACCTTCTGGAACTCCGACGGCAGCCAGAGCGCCGCTTGCGGCAACGCCACGCGCTGTATCGCCCGCCACATCATGGACCAAACGGGCAAGACCGAGCTGACCATCACCACCGACCGCGGCACGCTCTATGCCCGTGACGCAGGCGACGGCCTCACCTCGGTGAACATGGGCCAGCCCCAGCTTCTCTGGCACGAGATTCCCCTTGCTCGCGAAATGGACACGCTCGAGCTTCCGATCGACGGGGCGCCGACCGCAACGGGCATGGGCAACCCCCACTGCACCTTTTTCGTCGAGAACGCCGAGGCGGTAGACATCTGCGCCTTTGGCCCGACGATCGAGCATCACCCGCTCTACCCCCAGCGCACCAATGTTCAGGTGGCAAGCCTTGTCGGCCCCGATCACCTTCGGATGCGCGTCTGGGAGCGCGGCGCGGGCCTGACCCTTGCCTCTGGTTCCTCGTCCTGCGCCACCGCCGTGGCTGCCGCCCGTCGCGGTCTCACGGGGCGCAAGGTGCGCATCGATCTTGACGGCGGCACGCTCCATGTCGACTGGCGCGAAGACGGCGTCTGGATGACAGGCCCCACCGCCCATGTCTTCGACGGGGTATGGCGCGGATGA
- the petA gene encoding ubiquinol-cytochrome c reductase iron-sulfur subunit: MSQAEEHQGTRRDFIYYATAGAGAVVTGAAVWPLVNQMNPSADVQALASIRVDVSSVEPGTQLTVLWQGKPVFIRARTEDEIAAARAVSVSDLPDQNAENANAAAGADASDENRALSEDGVWLVQMGVCTHLGCVPLGESGDFGGWYCPCHGSHYDTSGRIRKGPAPRNLPVPVAAFVDETTIQLG; the protein is encoded by the coding sequence GTGTCACAAGCAGAAGAACACCAGGGCACCCGCCGCGACTTCATTTACTACGCCACCGCAGGTGCTGGCGCAGTAGTGACCGGCGCCGCTGTCTGGCCGCTCGTCAACCAGATGAACCCTTCCGCCGACGTTCAGGCTTTGGCCTCGATCCGCGTCGACGTGAGCAGTGTCGAACCCGGCACGCAGCTGACCGTGCTCTGGCAGGGCAAGCCGGTGTTCATCCGCGCCCGTACTGAGGACGAAATCGCAGCCGCTCGCGCCGTATCGGTCAGCGACCTGCCCGACCAGAACGCCGAAAACGCCAACGCCGCAGCCGGCGCTGACGCATCGGACGAAAACCGCGCCCTGTCGGAAGACGGCGTCTGGCTCGTCCAGATGGGCGTTTGCACCCACCTCGGTTGCGTTCCGCTCGGCGAATCGGGCGACTTCGGCGGGTGGTATTGCCCCTGCCACGGCTCGCACTACGACACCTCGGGCCGTATCCGCAAAGGGCCCGCGCCGCGCAACCTTCCTGTTCCCGTCGCCGCCTTCGTCGACGAAACGACGATCCAACTCGGTTAA
- the petB gene encoding cytochrome b has translation MSGIPHDHYEPKTKGEKWVHSRLPIIGLIYDTLMIPTPKNLNWMWIWGIVLAFTLGLQIITGVVLVMHYTPHVDMAFASIEHIMRDVNGGHMIRYFHMNGASLFFVAVYAHIFRGLYYGSYKAPREITWIIGMLMYLVMMGTAFMGYVLPWGQMSFHGTAVITGLFGAIPFIGESIQTWLLGASAVGQPALNRFFSLHYLLPFILAGLTIVHIWAFHSTGNNNPTGVEVRRTSKEDAKKDTLPFWPYFVIKDLFALAVILVVFVAIVGFMPNYLGHPDNYIKANALATPAHIVPEWYFLPFYAILRAFTADVWAVQFVNWISFGIIDAKFFGVLAMFGAIAVMALAPWLDTSSVRSGRFRPMFKWWFALLAVDFMVLMWVGAQSTTFPYDWISLIAATYWFAYFLVILPLLGVIEKPTKAPATIEEDFNAHYGKSSGNPAE, from the coding sequence ATGTCCGGTATTCCTCACGACCATTATGAACCGAAGACCAAAGGCGAAAAGTGGGTCCACTCGCGCCTTCCGATCATCGGTCTCATCTATGACACCCTGATGATCCCCACCCCCAAGAACCTCAACTGGATGTGGATCTGGGGCATCGTTCTGGCCTTCACTCTCGGCCTTCAGATCATCACGGGCGTTGTCCTTGTGATGCACTACACCCCGCACGTCGATATGGCCTTCGCGTCGATCGAACACATCATGCGTGACGTGAACGGCGGCCACATGATCCGTTACTTCCACATGAACGGCGCATCGCTGTTCTTTGTGGCTGTTTATGCGCACATCTTCCGCGGCCTCTACTACGGTTCGTACAAGGCGCCCCGCGAAATCACCTGGATCATCGGCATGCTGATGTATCTCGTGATGATGGGCACCGCGTTCATGGGCTATGTTCTGCCTTGGGGTCAGATGTCGTTCCACGGCACCGCGGTTATCACCGGTCTCTTCGGCGCGATCCCGTTCATCGGTGAATCGATCCAGACCTGGCTCCTCGGCGCTTCGGCCGTTGGTCAGCCCGCTCTGAACCGCTTCTTCTCGCTGCACTACCTCCTGCCCTTTATCCTTGCAGGTCTGACCATCGTGCACATCTGGGCCTTCCACTCGACGGGTAACAACAACCCGACCGGTGTAGAAGTCCGCCGCACCTCGAAAGAAGACGCCAAGAAAGACACCCTGCCCTTCTGGCCCTACTTCGTGATCAAGGACCTCTTCGCTCTCGCAGTGATCCTCGTTGTCTTCGTTGCCATCGTCGGCTTCATGCCGAACTACCTCGGCCACCCCGACAACTACATCAAGGCGAACGCGCTCGCGACTCCGGCTCACATCGTTCCCGAATGGTACTTCCTGCCGTTCTACGCGATCCTTCGTGCGTTCACCGCCGATGTTTGGGCTGTTCAGTTCGTGAACTGGATCTCCTTCGGCATCATCGACGCGAAGTTCTTCGGCGTTCTGGCGATGTTCGGCGCGATCGCAGTTATGGCGCTGGCTCCGTGGCTTGACACCTCTTCCGTCCGTTCGGGCCGCTTCCGTCCGATGTTCAAGTGGTGGTTCGCGCTTCTCGCAGTGGACTTCATGGTCCTCATGTGGGTCGGCGCCCAGTCCACGACCTTCCCCTATGACTGGATTTCGCTCATCGCCGCGACCTACTGGTTTGCTTATTTCCTCGTCATCCTCCCGCTTCTGGGTGTGATCGAGAAGCCGACCAAAGCTCCGGCAACGATCGAAGAAGACTTCAACGCCCATTACGGCAAATCGTCCGGCAATCCGGCCGAGTGA
- the thiB gene encoding thiamine ABC transporter substrate binding subunit, with product MKTKHLSHVAGLCLVATGAMAETPVLTVYTYDSFNTEWGPGPAVEAAFEANCACDLEFVAAGDGAALLSRIKLEGAGTDADIVLGLDNSLMGDAAASGLFADVAVEADYALPVDWADSMFVPFDWGYFAFVAGAETEAPASLRALAESDLKIVIQDPRSSTPGLGLVMWVKAAYGDEAAALWADLADNIVTVTPGWSEAYGLFLEGEADAVLSYTTSPAYHLIAEEDASKVAWAFDEGHYMQVEVAAKVATTDQSDLADAFLAFMVTDAFQSVIPTTNWMYPAVQLDAGLPEGFETLITPEKALLLDPAEATAAADAAIEEWRAALAQ from the coding sequence ATGAAGACCAAACATCTGAGCCATGTCGCGGGACTTTGCCTTGTTGCCACTGGCGCTATGGCCGAGACCCCTGTGCTCACCGTTTACACCTATGACAGCTTCAACACCGAGTGGGGTCCCGGCCCTGCGGTGGAGGCTGCATTCGAGGCGAACTGTGCCTGTGATCTGGAATTTGTCGCTGCAGGCGACGGCGCGGCGCTCTTGTCGCGGATCAAGCTCGAAGGGGCGGGCACCGATGCGGATATCGTGCTCGGGCTGGATAACAGCCTGATGGGCGATGCGGCGGCTAGCGGGCTTTTTGCCGATGTCGCGGTCGAGGCGGATTATGCTCTTCCCGTAGACTGGGCGGACAGCATGTTCGTGCCGTTCGACTGGGGCTATTTCGCCTTTGTGGCGGGGGCCGAGACGGAGGCGCCCGCGTCGCTGCGCGCTTTGGCCGAGAGTGATCTCAAGATCGTTATTCAGGACCCGCGCTCGTCGACCCCCGGTCTCGGGCTCGTGATGTGGGTCAAGGCGGCCTATGGCGACGAGGCGGCGGCGCTTTGGGCGGATCTGGCCGATAACATCGTCACCGTGACCCCCGGCTGGTCCGAGGCTTATGGGCTTTTCCTTGAGGGTGAAGCGGATGCGGTGCTGTCCTATACCACCTCGCCCGCCTATCACCTGATTGCCGAGGAAGACGCCTCGAAGGTCGCTTGGGCCTTTGACGAGGGGCATTACATGCAGGTCGAAGTCGCGGCCAAGGTCGCAACGACGGATCAGAGCGATCTTGCCGATGCGTTCCTTGCTTTCATGGTGACGGATGCGTTCCAGTCGGTCATTCCGACGACCAACTGGATGTATCCTGCGGTTCAGCTAGATGCGGGTTTGCCCGAAGGGTTCGAAACGCTGATCACCCCCGAAAAGGCTCTTTTGCTTGACCCCGCCGAGGCGACAGCGGCCGCAGACGCAGCGATTGAAGAGTGGCGCGCCGCGCTCGCCCAGTAA
- a CDS encoding thiamine/thiamine pyrophosphate ABC transporter permease ThiP translates to MARRARPVSLPRWPGAVAAALVLFIVVGTLLAVGLGANGPASLGAADLAAIRFTIVQALVSALFSVVLAVPVARALARRKFRGRGLLITLLGAPFILPVIVAVLGLLAVFGRNGLLNEALAVLGFAKVSIYGFWGVILAHVFFNLPLAVRFLLQGWLDIPVERFRLAASLGVPVWRVLEVPMLRAVIPGTFVVIFVMCLTSFAVALTLGGGPRATTVELAIYQAVRFDFDLGKAAVLSVVQFGLCALAAVLAWRVSGERALGAGLDRVVQRWDRGGLGVDIVALGLAFLFLILPLGMVVLRGLPSLFELPPLVFEAALRSVAVALVSTALAIAISLAMAIRGGGVMSLVGALPLAASSLVLGTGLFLIVQPFISPPKLALAVTALLNAVMSLPFVLRVIQPAVAQVEADYGRLADSLGLRGWNRMRILVLPRIRRPLGFAAGLTAALSMGDLGVIALFATDGQATLPLVMYQLMGSYRTGQSAGAALLLLILSLGLFWIFDRGGRSDAAS, encoded by the coding sequence GTGGCGCGCCGCGCTCGCCCAGTAAGTCTCCCACGATGGCCGGGCGCGGTGGCTGCCGCGCTCGTGCTGTTCATCGTGGTAGGCACTTTGCTTGCCGTTGGCCTTGGGGCGAACGGCCCTGCGTCGCTTGGGGCGGCGGACCTTGCCGCTATCCGCTTTACGATTGTCCAAGCGCTGGTTTCCGCGCTCTTTAGCGTGGTGCTGGCGGTCCCTGTGGCGCGGGCATTGGCGCGGCGCAAGTTTCGCGGACGGGGCCTCTTGATTACGCTTCTCGGAGCGCCGTTTATCCTCCCTGTTATTGTGGCTGTGCTCGGGCTTTTGGCTGTTTTCGGGCGCAACGGGCTTTTGAACGAGGCTTTGGCGGTTTTGGGCTTTGCCAAGGTGTCGATCTATGGGTTCTGGGGTGTGATCCTTGCCCATGTGTTTTTCAATCTTCCGCTGGCAGTGCGGTTCCTGCTCCAAGGGTGGCTCGATATCCCTGTGGAGCGGTTCCGACTGGCGGCGAGTCTCGGGGTGCCTGTTTGGCGGGTGCTTGAAGTCCCGATGCTCCGCGCGGTGATCCCCGGCACGTTTGTGGTGATCTTTGTGATGTGCCTCACGTCCTTTGCGGTGGCGCTGACGCTGGGGGGCGGGCCGAGGGCGACGACGGTCGAGCTTGCCATCTATCAGGCGGTGCGCTTCGACTTTGATCTCGGCAAGGCGGCGGTGCTTTCTGTGGTGCAGTTCGGGCTTTGCGCGCTGGCGGCGGTTCTGGCGTGGCGCGTGTCGGGCGAGAGGGCGCTTGGTGCAGGCTTGGACCGCGTGGTGCAACGCTGGGACCGAGGGGGCTTGGGCGTGGACATCGTCGCGCTGGGCCTTGCGTTCCTGTTTCTGATCCTTCCCTTGGGAATGGTCGTCCTGCGCGGCTTGCCGTCGTTGTTCGAACTGCCGCCGCTGGTGTTCGAAGCGGCGCTGAGGTCGGTCGCTGTGGCTCTGGTCTCGACTGCGCTGGCCATCGCGATCAGCTTGGCGATGGCGATACGGGGCGGAGGCGTGATGTCGCTCGTCGGGGCTTTGCCGCTGGCTGCGTCTTCGCTTGTGCTCGGGACGGGGCTTTTCCTTATTGTGCAGCCGTTCATCAGTCCGCCCAAGCTGGCGCTGGCTGTCACGGCGCTTCTCAATGCGGTGATGAGCCTTCCTTTCGTGCTCCGCGTGATCCAGCCCGCCGTTGCGCAGGTCGAGGCCGATTACGGGCGGCTTGCGGATTCGCTGGGGCTGCGCGGGTGGAACCGTATGCGCATCCTCGTGTTGCCGCGTATCCGGCGGCCATTGGGGTTTGCGGCAGGGCTGACTGCGGCTTTGTCGATGGGGGACCTCGGGGTCATTGCGCTTTTCGCGACGGATGGGCAGGCGACGCTTCCGCTTGTGATGTATCAGCTCATGGGGTCCTATCGCACAGGGCAATCTGCGGGGGCGGCTTTGCTCTTGTTGATCCTGAGCCTTGGCTTGTTCTGGATTTTTGACCGAGGAGGGCGTTCGGATGCTGCGTCTTGA
- the aroC gene encoding chorismate synthase has translation MSLNTFGHIYRTTTWGESHGPALGAVVDGCPPGVALDPAMIQQWLDKRKPGQNKNTTQRNEPDEVEILSGVFEGKTTGTSISLLIRNTDQRSKDYGDIAQTFRPGHADITYHQKYGFRDYRGGGRSSARETAARVASGGVAREVLKALVPNLEIKGYMVQMGPRVIDRDRFDWGQIDQNDFWCPDAETAKLWEDDLDHLRRKDHNSVGAVIEVVARGVPAGIGAPIYGKLDTDLAAAMMSINAVKGVEIGEGMAAAALTGRDNADEIFMGPNGPEYSSNHAGGILGGISTGQDVVVRFAVKPTSSILSPRASIRIDGTPTEVVTKGRHDPCVGIRAVPVGEAMMACVILDHILLDRAQTGGVRGIIG, from the coding sequence ATGTCGCTCAACACGTTCGGACACATCTATCGCACCACCACTTGGGGAGAGAGCCACGGCCCTGCCCTTGGCGCTGTTGTCGACGGCTGCCCTCCGGGTGTGGCGCTCGATCCCGCGATGATCCAACAGTGGCTGGACAAGCGCAAACCGGGTCAGAACAAGAACACGACCCAGCGCAACGAACCCGACGAGGTGGAAATCCTCTCGGGCGTGTTCGAAGGTAAAACCACGGGCACTTCGATCAGTCTCCTGATCCGCAACACCGACCAGCGCTCCAAAGATTACGGCGACATCGCCCAGACCTTCCGCCCCGGTCATGCCGACATCACCTATCACCAGAAATACGGCTTCCGCGACTATCGCGGCGGCGGTCGTTCGTCGGCGCGTGAAACCGCGGCCCGCGTGGCCTCTGGCGGTGTCGCGCGCGAAGTGCTCAAGGCTCTCGTGCCGAACCTCGAAATCAAGGGCTATATGGTCCAGATGGGCCCGCGCGTCATCGACCGCGACCGCTTCGACTGGGGCCAGATCGATCAGAACGACTTCTGGTGCCCCGACGCCGAAACCGCCAAGCTTTGGGAAGACGACCTCGACCACCTCCGCCGCAAGGACCACAATTCGGTTGGCGCCGTGATCGAAGTCGTGGCCCGCGGCGTGCCCGCAGGCATCGGCGCTCCGATCTACGGCAAGCTGGACACCGACCTTGCCGCTGCCATGATGTCGATCAACGCCGTCAAAGGCGTCGAGATCGGTGAAGGCATGGCCGCAGCCGCCCTCACAGGCCGCGACAACGCCGACGAGATTTTCATGGGTCCGAACGGCCCCGAATACAGCTCGAACCACGCCGGCGGCATTCTGGGCGGTATCTCGACAGGTCAGGACGTTGTGGTCCGTTTCGCGGTCAAGCCGACATCGTCGATCCTCAGCCCCCGCGCTTCGATCCGCATCGACGGCACCCCGACCGAGGTCGTGACCAAGGGCCGCCACGACCCCTGTGTCGGCATCCGTGCCGTTCCCGTGGGCGAAGCGATGATGGCCTGCGTGATCCTCGATCACATCCTTCTGGATCGCGCCCAAACAGGCGGTGTGCGCGGGATCATCGGCTAA